One segment of Gemmatimonadales bacterium DNA contains the following:
- a CDS encoding rod shape-determining protein, whose protein sequence is MWRPASELAVDLGTANTLVLVKGEGVVLNEPSVAAVDQATGNILGIGLEAKRMLGRTPDGILAVRPMKDGVIANFEVAEKMLRHFLRLIIDRTIIKVKPTVIVCVPSGITEVERRAVRDSARSAGVKRLLMVAEPMAAAIGVGLPVETPVGSMVVDIGGGTTNVAVIALSGIVCDASIRTGGDELDQSIVQFMRKTYSLLIGDPTAERVKIRLGSAVPLEPEEEMDVKGRDLVSGLPKTVRVDSGGVRDAIQEPISRIVNAVRRALEMTPPELASDILEHGIVLTGGGSLIRGLDQLLMDETGLPVRVDDDPLTSVVRGTGRILDDYVRYGNVLTT, encoded by the coding sequence CTGTGGCGTCCGGCCTCCGAGCTCGCCGTCGATCTCGGCACGGCCAACACCCTGGTGCTGGTGAAGGGCGAGGGCGTGGTGCTGAACGAGCCCTCGGTGGCGGCGGTCGACCAGGCCACCGGGAATATCCTGGGCATCGGCCTCGAGGCCAAGCGGATGCTGGGACGGACACCGGACGGCATCCTGGCGGTCCGGCCGATGAAGGACGGGGTCATCGCGAACTTCGAGGTGGCGGAGAAGATGCTCCGTCACTTCCTGCGGCTGATCATCGACCGCACCATCATCAAGGTCAAGCCGACCGTGATCGTGTGCGTCCCCTCCGGGATCACCGAGGTCGAGCGCCGCGCGGTCCGGGACTCGGCCCGCTCGGCCGGGGTCAAGCGGCTGCTGATGGTCGCGGAGCCGATGGCGGCCGCGATCGGCGTGGGTCTGCCGGTGGAGACGCCGGTGGGTAGCATGGTGGTCGACATCGGCGGCGGGACCACCAACGTCGCGGTGATCGCGCTCTCCGGGATCGTGTGTGACGCCTCGATTCGGACCGGCGGTGACGAGTTGGATCAGTCCATCGTCCAGTTCATGCGGAAGACCTACAGCCTGCTGATCGGGGATCCGACGGCGGAGCGGGTGAAGATCCGGCTGGGGTCGGCGGTGCCACTCGAGCCCGAGGAAGAGATGGACGTGAAGGGTCGGGACCTGGTGTCCGGGCTTCCCAAGACAGTGCGGGTCGACTCGGGCGGGGTCCGCGACGCTATCCAGGAGCCGATCTCACGGATCGTCAATGCCGTACGCCGGGCGCTGGAGATGACCCCGCCGGAGCTCGCCAGCGACATCCTGGAGCACGGCATCGTGCTCACCGGCGGGGGCTCCCTCATCCGAGGACTGGATCAGCTGCTGATGGACGAGACCGGGCTGCCGGTGCGGGTCGACGACGACCCATTGACCTCCGTCGTCCGCGGCACCGGGCGCATCCTGGATGACTACGTCCGCTACGGGAACGTGCTGACGACCTGA
- a CDS encoding superoxide dismutase: MAFSLPPLPYDYKALEPHIDEQTMRIHHDKHHATYVNNLNAALEPHPDLQKKSVEELVGNLDAVPEAIRTPVRNNAGGHVNHTFFWEIMTPGGAKEPAGALADAIQKTFGGLAQFKEQFAKACAGRFGSGWGWLTLDRTGTLAIESTPNQDSPLMSGKIPVLGCDVWEHAYYLKYQNRRPDYVTAWWNVVNWTEVGKRYEQVARRYEKVAR, encoded by the coding sequence ATGGCATTCTCCCTTCCCCCCCTCCCGTACGACTACAAGGCGCTCGAGCCGCATATCGATGAACAGACGATGCGGATCCATCACGACAAGCACCACGCCACGTATGTCAACAACCTGAATGCGGCGCTGGAGCCGCATCCGGATCTGCAGAAGAAGTCGGTCGAGGAGCTGGTCGGTAACCTCGACGCCGTGCCGGAGGCCATCCGGACGCCGGTCCGCAACAACGCCGGCGGCCACGTCAACCACACCTTCTTCTGGGAGATCATGACGCCCGGCGGTGCCAAGGAGCCGGCCGGCGCGCTCGCCGACGCCATCCAGAAGACCTTCGGCGGGCTGGCCCAGTTCAAGGAGCAGTTCGCCAAGGCCTGCGCCGGGCGGTTCGGCAGCGGCTGGGGCTGGCTCACCCTCGACCGGACTGGCACCCTGGCCATCGAGAGCACCCCCAACCAGGACAGCCCGCTCATGAGCGGCAAGATCCCCGTCCTCGGCTGCGATGTCTGGGAGCACGCCTATTACCTCAAATACCAGAACCGCCGCCCCGACTACGTCACCGCCTGGTGGAACGTGGTGAACTGGACCGAGGTGGGGAAGCGCTACGAACAGGTGGCCAGACGGTACGAGAAGGTAGCGCGCTGA
- a CDS encoding redoxin domain-containing protein — MGALPAVGSLAPDFTLPSTSGAEVTLSKLRGKNVLLAFFPLAFTRVCTQEMDAFTEDYDQFRSAGTEVLPISVDSVPTLKEFKAKERIGIDLLSDFKRDVSRAYGTLLEDKFFSNRAYVLVDAFGKVRWTFAEDSTGTRRENAELLQQLRALQS, encoded by the coding sequence GTGGGGGCGCTCCCGGCGGTCGGGTCGCTCGCGCCTGATTTCACCCTTCCGTCCACCTCGGGCGCCGAGGTGACGTTGTCCAAGCTACGGGGGAAGAACGTGCTCCTGGCGTTCTTCCCCCTCGCTTTCACCCGGGTGTGTACCCAGGAGATGGATGCCTTCACCGAGGACTACGACCAGTTCCGGAGCGCGGGCACCGAGGTGCTGCCGATCAGCGTCGACTCGGTGCCGACCCTCAAGGAGTTCAAGGCCAAGGAGCGGATCGGCATCGATCTGCTGAGCGATTTCAAGCGGGACGTGAGCCGGGCGTACGGCACGCTCCTGGAGGACAAGTTCTTCTCCAACCGCGCCTACGTCCTGGTGGACGCATTCGGCAAGGTCCGCTGGACCTTCGCCGAGGACTCGACCGGCACCCGGCGCGAGAACGCGGAGCTGCTTCAGCAGCTCCGCGCCCTACAATCATAG
- a CDS encoding nuclear transport factor 2 family protein, translating to MSRLHSAALYLGLLAIAGCRIEDHTPTGSRRDEEAVQSLVAGYARSFSERDWSGARALFWPDASYSGPLLPITAGAHQAVPIDFALSAIARRLEGLGLQRFDLRVLRADFRQEGELAGVWMTTRRRLPVAGDVVEGDWIEHLVLRRIDGQWRILSVTAIAAPRGGPRERR from the coding sequence ATGAGCCGTCTGCACAGCGCGGCGCTCTATCTTGGCCTGCTCGCCATCGCCGGGTGCCGCATCGAGGACCACACCCCGACCGGTAGTAGACGGGACGAGGAGGCGGTTCAGTCGCTGGTCGCGGGCTACGCCCGGAGCTTCTCGGAGCGGGACTGGAGCGGCGCACGGGCACTCTTCTGGCCCGACGCCAGCTACTCCGGCCCGCTGCTGCCGATCACTGCCGGCGCGCACCAGGCCGTGCCGATCGACTTCGCGCTGAGCGCGATCGCCCGGCGCCTCGAGGGGCTGGGTCTGCAGCGCTTCGATCTGCGGGTGCTCCGCGCCGACTTCCGTCAGGAGGGGGAGCTCGCGGGAGTCTGGATGACCACCCGGCGACGGCTGCCCGTGGCCGGGGACGTTGTGGAGGGAGATTGGATCGAGCACCTGGTCCTCCGGCGCATCGATGGGCAATGGCGGATCCTGAGCGTCACCGCTATCGCCGCCCCCCGGGGAGGCCCCCGTGAGCGGCGCTGA
- a CDS encoding ATP-binding protein gives MSGAEPGSLALLGSIAKLLNAGLGIEPTLAAVTEALRAGLPAEHVTIWFREPSATAFRAVAAPASAGGQTWLGSLDAVPHEPSLHRLSLEQEGTRLGLLTARLRDDDAGLDVLRIVADFLTPYVASAELSTDLAGEVAAQSREIEEHRRFTSLIIDTLPLGLYVVDREYRIQTWNRKRETGTQGLRREVVVGRRIFDVLTRQDPERLRSELDRVFQTGEIQQITLEVPQGRESRFYRLSKIPMRLDSDEITHVITIGEDVTDWHGIQARIMQSEKLAAIGQLAAGVMHEINNPLATISACVAAIQGRLEPARSPVATAVAEYLEIIDKEVERCSGIVDGLLDFSRPKSKAKTAVSLNGLAADALSLLKHHQRFKRFQIVEQLDPELPPVLGNAEQLTQVLMALLLNAMDAMEQGGQLTLRTSRDRFRAEEVVLEVQDTGVGIPREEQSKIFEPFYTTKPPGRGTGLGLSISYGIVEDHRGRIEVDSAPGGGATFRVRLPAAAA, from the coding sequence GTGAGCGGCGCTGAGCCTGGCTCGCTCGCCCTGCTGGGGTCGATCGCCAAACTGCTCAACGCCGGCCTCGGGATCGAGCCGACCCTCGCCGCCGTCACCGAGGCGCTCCGGGCGGGGCTGCCGGCGGAACACGTGACCATCTGGTTTCGGGAGCCGAGCGCGACAGCATTCCGGGCCGTGGCCGCTCCCGCGTCGGCCGGCGGGCAGACGTGGCTCGGCTCGCTCGACGCGGTGCCGCACGAGCCGTCGCTTCACCGGCTGTCACTGGAGCAGGAGGGGACCCGGCTGGGGCTCCTCACCGCCCGCCTCCGGGACGATGACGCCGGGCTCGACGTGCTGCGGATCGTGGCCGACTTCCTGACGCCCTACGTCGCCTCGGCGGAGCTCTCCACCGATCTGGCCGGCGAGGTGGCGGCGCAATCCCGCGAGATCGAGGAGCATCGCCGGTTCACCAGCCTCATCATCGACACCCTGCCGCTGGGCCTCTACGTGGTCGACCGCGAGTACCGGATCCAGACCTGGAATCGCAAGCGGGAGACCGGCACCCAGGGGCTCCGCCGGGAGGTCGTGGTCGGCCGCCGGATCTTCGACGTGCTCACCCGGCAGGATCCCGAGCGGCTGCGCTCCGAGCTGGACCGGGTCTTCCAGACCGGCGAGATCCAGCAGATCACGCTGGAGGTCCCCCAGGGCCGGGAAAGCCGGTTCTACCGGCTGAGCAAGATCCCGATGCGGCTGGACAGCGACGAGATCACCCACGTGATCACCATCGGCGAGGACGTGACCGACTGGCACGGGATTCAAGCCCGCATCATGCAGAGCGAGAAGCTCGCCGCCATCGGCCAGCTCGCCGCCGGGGTCATGCACGAGATCAACAACCCGCTGGCCACCATCAGCGCCTGCGTTGCCGCCATCCAGGGACGGCTTGAGCCGGCCCGCTCGCCGGTCGCGACCGCCGTGGCCGAGTACCTCGAGATCATCGATAAGGAGGTCGAGCGCTGCAGCGGGATCGTGGACGGCCTGCTCGACTTCAGTCGGCCCAAGAGCAAGGCCAAGACCGCCGTGTCGCTCAACGGGCTGGCGGCGGATGCGCTCTCCCTGCTCAAGCACCACCAGCGGTTCAAGCGCTTCCAGATCGTGGAGCAGCTCGATCCGGAGCTCCCGCCCGTGCTGGGGAACGCCGAGCAGCTGACCCAGGTGCTCATGGCGCTGCTGCTCAACGCGATGGACGCGATGGAGCAGGGCGGGCAGCTCACCCTTCGGACCAGCCGCGACCGGTTCCGCGCCGAGGAGGTGGTGCTGGAGGTACAGGACACCGGCGTCGGAATTCCTCGCGAGGAGCAGAGCAAGATCTTCGAGCCGTTCTACACCACCAAGCCGCCCGGCCGCGGCACCGGTCTGGGACTCTCGATCAGTTACGGCATCGTGGAGGACCATCGGGGCCGGATCGAGGTCGACAGCGCGCCCGGCGGGGGCGCCACGTTCCGGGTACGCCTGCCGGCGGCAGCGGCATGA
- a CDS encoding response regulator transcription factor — translation MKILVIEDDRTVGQYVKRGLDEQRYHADLVDDGMEGLRLASGGRYDLIVLDLRLPGMSGLEVLRTLRDRGTTTPILVLTAQDAVDFKVQALRAGADDYVTKPFAFEELLARVEALGRRPKEIRDPLLRVGDLELDNATREVRRAGATIDLTPKEYTVLEYLMRHAGRVMSRTLITEYAWDYHFDPGTNIVDVVINRLRKKVDSGQAHKLVHTVRGVGYVVKA, via the coding sequence ATGAAGATCCTGGTGATCGAGGACGACCGCACGGTGGGCCAGTACGTGAAGCGGGGCCTGGACGAGCAGCGCTACCATGCCGACCTGGTGGATGACGGGATGGAGGGACTGCGGCTGGCCTCGGGCGGCCGGTACGATCTGATCGTGCTCGACCTCCGGCTGCCGGGGATGAGCGGGCTCGAGGTACTCCGCACGCTGCGAGACCGGGGGACCACCACGCCCATCCTCGTGCTCACGGCGCAGGACGCGGTCGACTTCAAGGTGCAGGCGCTCCGGGCGGGGGCCGACGACTACGTGACCAAGCCGTTCGCCTTCGAGGAGCTGTTGGCCCGGGTCGAAGCGCTGGGCCGGCGTCCCAAAGAAATCCGCGACCCGCTGCTAAGGGTGGGCGACCTCGAGCTCGACAACGCCACCCGCGAGGTGCGCCGGGCCGGGGCGACCATCGATCTCACGCCCAAGGAGTACACCGTGCTGGAGTACCTCATGCGGCACGCGGGCCGGGTCATGTCCCGAACCCTCATCACCGAGTACGCCTGGGACTATCACTTCGACCCCGGCACCAACATCGTCGACGTGGTGATCAACCGGCTGCGGAAGAAGGTCGACTCGGGACAGGCCCACAAGCTGGTCCACACGGTGCGCGGCGTGGGGTACGTCGTCAAAGCGTAA
- a CDS encoding ATP-binding protein, with protein MTTIRSRLTIWYTVALGVTVVAFGTLLYLERRQSSLRELDQRLGLEADLANRWLSESYNVLGRIVTTAGTSPALDPGISAYLEAARDYLVVTDTGGKVLALSEAARNLNADVLQRLTTELHTVRLAKHSGTLDSGAPEGSMRFLAMRVEAAGPEIGGLLVATGTREVGFGPAQLLRSMLLIAPVILIGAALVGYWLAGTTLRPVQGIMDEVEAISDGRSLHRRLAVPRSGDEMARLAVTVNGMLARLEKSFASLHRFTADASHELKTPLMVLRAGVERALVHPGTPGEILQSLDETLAQINQMTEMVESLLTLARADEGRAPLAVEESDLRDLLSDVTETAGMLGESTGISVSSEMPGQPVRLAVDRHRIQEMLLNLVTNAIKYTPAGGKVALSLEDQDGVVSFTVQDSGIGIAPGDLPHIFDRFWRADPARSRSGQHPGTGLGLAITKWIAEAHGGSITVQSRPGRGTRFTVSLPRVVGSAV; from the coding sequence ATGACCACCATCCGCAGCCGGCTCACGATCTGGTACACCGTGGCGCTCGGCGTGACCGTCGTCGCATTCGGCACCCTGCTGTACCTCGAGCGGCGGCAATCCAGCCTGCGGGAACTCGATCAGCGGCTCGGCCTGGAGGCGGATCTGGCCAACCGCTGGCTCAGCGAGTCCTACAACGTGCTGGGCCGGATCGTCACCACCGCGGGCACCAGCCCCGCGCTGGATCCGGGCATCAGCGCCTATCTGGAGGCGGCCCGGGATTACCTCGTCGTCACCGACACCGGCGGGAAAGTCCTGGCGCTCTCTGAGGCGGCCCGAAACCTCAACGCCGACGTGCTTCAGCGGCTCACCACAGAGCTCCACACCGTCCGTCTCGCAAAACATTCCGGCACGCTGGACTCCGGTGCTCCGGAAGGCTCCATGCGCTTCCTCGCCATGCGAGTGGAGGCGGCCGGGCCGGAGATTGGCGGCCTGCTGGTCGCTACTGGCACTCGCGAAGTCGGGTTCGGGCCCGCGCAGCTGCTCCGCTCCATGCTCCTCATCGCCCCAGTGATCCTGATCGGCGCCGCGCTGGTCGGCTACTGGCTGGCCGGGACGACGCTCCGGCCGGTGCAGGGGATCATGGACGAGGTGGAGGCGATCAGCGACGGCCGAAGCCTGCACCGGCGGCTGGCGGTGCCCCGCTCGGGGGACGAGATGGCCCGTCTGGCGGTGACGGTGAACGGCATGCTGGCCCGGCTGGAGAAGAGCTTCGCCAGCCTGCATCGGTTCACCGCCGACGCGAGCCACGAGCTCAAGACGCCGCTCATGGTGCTGCGGGCCGGGGTCGAGCGCGCCCTGGTGCACCCGGGCACGCCGGGGGAGATCCTCCAGTCGCTCGACGAAACGCTGGCCCAGATCAATCAGATGACTGAGATGGTCGAAAGCCTGCTCACCCTGGCCCGAGCGGACGAGGGGCGGGCGCCGCTGGCGGTCGAGGAGTCGGACCTCCGCGACCTGCTGAGCGACGTGACCGAGACGGCGGGCATGCTGGGAGAGAGCACGGGAATCAGTGTCTCCAGCGAGATGCCCGGGCAGCCGGTGCGGCTGGCGGTGGACCGTCACCGGATCCAGGAGATGCTGCTCAACCTGGTCACCAATGCCATCAAGTACACCCCGGCGGGCGGCAAGGTGGCGCTGAGCCTGGAGGATCAGGACGGCGTGGTGAGCTTCACGGTCCAGGATTCCGGCATCGGCATCGCGCCCGGCGACCTGCCCCACATCTTCGACCGCTTCTGGCGAGCCGATCCCGCCCGCTCCCGGAGCGGCCAGCATCCCGGTACCGGGCTGGGACTCGCGATTACCAAGTGGATCGCCGAGGCGCACGGGGGCTCGATCACGGTGCAGAGCCGGCCGGGGCGGGGAACCCGCTTCACCGTCAGCTTGCCCAGGGTGGTGGGGAGCGCTGTGTGA